A window of Mucilaginibacter sp. PAMC 26640 contains these coding sequences:
- a CDS encoding glycerophosphodiester phosphodiesterase, which produces MKNKILLFATLFMTNHVFGQIPFDKEGHRGGRGLMPENSILSMKKAVDLGVTLEMDISFSKDKEVLVAHDQYILSVLALKPNGDTISKTEQEQLKLYQMPYEEIKSYVYGKKYYPLFPDQQKLATYIPKLSEVIDSSEAYAKKLHENPPVYNIETKTSPDGDGVLHPGPEEFVERLMAVILKKHIEKRVIIQSFDPRTLEIVHRKYPAIPISYLVYKNTLEANLQLLSFTPDIYSPVFKLVDAQLLESCHAKKMRVIPWTVNEQADIDRLKKLGVDGLISDYPDRL; this is translated from the coding sequence ATGAAAAATAAGATCTTGCTGTTTGCAACCCTTTTTATGACTAATCATGTGTTCGGGCAAATACCTTTCGATAAAGAAGGACACCGCGGTGGCAGGGGTTTGATGCCCGAAAACAGCATCCTCTCCATGAAAAAAGCCGTGGATCTTGGCGTAACACTGGAGATGGATATTTCCTTCAGCAAAGATAAAGAAGTGCTGGTAGCGCATGATCAATATATTCTCTCCGTATTGGCGTTAAAACCTAACGGGGATACGATCAGTAAAACAGAGCAGGAGCAACTGAAGCTTTACCAAATGCCTTATGAAGAGATCAAGAGCTATGTTTACGGTAAAAAATATTATCCCTTGTTTCCGGATCAGCAAAAGCTGGCCACCTACATCCCGAAACTAAGCGAAGTAATTGATTCCTCAGAAGCCTACGCCAAAAAACTGCATGAAAACCCGCCTGTATATAATATTGAAACTAAGACCTCTCCTGATGGCGACGGTGTGTTACACCCCGGACCTGAGGAGTTTGTTGAGCGCCTGATGGCGGTGATCCTAAAAAAGCATATTGAAAAGCGGGTGATCATCCAATCCTTCGATCCCCGTACGCTGGAGATCGTTCACCGTAAGTATCCGGCTATTCCGATATCGTACCTGGTGTATAAAAACACGTTGGAGGCTAACCTGCAACTGCTGAGTTTTACCCCTGACATTTATAGCCCGGTTTTCAAACTGGTGGATGCGCAACTGCTTGAAAGCTGCCACGCCAAAAAAATGCGCGTAATCCCCTGGACGGTTAATGAGCAGGCGGATATAGACCGGCTTAAAAAGTTAGGGGTTGATGGATTGATCTCTGATTATCCTGACCGACTGTGA